A part of Melittangium boletus DSM 14713 genomic DNA contains:
- a CDS encoding response regulator yields the protein MDTGHKSPPSDEAESKTGASPSEGRKVLVVDDYDDAREMYAEYLEFLGYEVQTARNGQEAVERARESHPDVILMDLSLPVLSGWDATQLLKTDETTRDIPVMALTGHVFASSSDKAREVGCDAFVTKPALPDTVADQIQALLRKTGSKPPSR from the coding sequence ATGGACACCGGTCACAAATCGCCCCCGTCCGATGAGGCGGAATCCAAGACGGGAGCTTCCCCTTCGGAAGGCCGCAAGGTCCTCGTGGTGGACGACTACGATGATGCCCGGGAGATGTACGCCGAGTACCTCGAATTCCTGGGCTACGAGGTCCAGACCGCCCGCAACGGACAGGAAGCGGTCGAGCGTGCCCGGGAGTCCCACCCGGACGTCATCCTGATGGATCTCTCCCTGCCCGTGCTCAGTGGCTGGGACGCCACGCAATTGCTCAAGACCGACGAGACGACCCGCGACATCCCCGTGATGGCGCTCACCGGCCACGTCTTCGCCTCCTCGTCGGACAAGGCCCGGGAGGTCGGCTGTGATGCCTTCGTCACCAAGCCGGCCCTTCCCGATACGGTCGCCGATCAGATCCAGGCCCTCCTGCGGAAGACGGGAAGCAAGCCGCCCTCCCGGTGA